The following are from one region of the Ananas comosus cultivar F153 linkage group 20, ASM154086v1, whole genome shotgun sequence genome:
- the LOC109725752 gene encoding beta-fructofuranosidase, insoluble isoenzyme 4-like has product MAPLDLPSSRCAAVVVSFVFLFLYFSLFFENGEVEANQRVFLYPQSPKVNSIVSKQYRTAYHFQPPKNWINDPNGPMYYKGIYHLFYQYNPNGSLWGDIIWGHSVSTDLINWIRLEPALDRTTPSDNNGCWSGSATILAPDSPVILYTGSDSSNRQVQNIAFPVNLTDPYLTKWTKPAYNPLIEPVGDLNSSEFRDPTTGWVGKDNLWRIAIGAELQGKGAAILYKSKDFVHWVRAKDPLHSSSASGMWECPDFYPAVAEGDGSETKYVLKMSLTETGMDYYMLGKYEEDRDAFVPDNVVDDYRLWARIDFGKFYASKSFFDPQKHRRVLYGWSSESDSASDDVAKGWAGIHTIPRTIWLDNSGKQLLQWPIEEVESLRKDEVHLQDIDLNTGAVFEVKELKEASQADVEAEFELYNLERAEPLDPNWLLDPQKLCEEQSASAPGGVGPFGLLLLASDDLVEHTAVYFKVYRSQNSYMVLMCSDQRRSSSRPGLYKPAYGGFLDVDLQKERKISLRTLIDHSVIESFGGGGRGCITARVYPEALCTGSTYLHAFNNGSTTVKISTLKAWKMRRAKINENISIRS; this is encoded by the exons ATGGCTCCCTTAGATCTACCTTCATCGCGTTGCGCTGCTGTCGTCGTCTCTTTCGTCTTTCTTTTCCtgtatttctctcttttcttcgaAAACGGCGAAGTCGAGGCTAATCAACGAGTTTTCTTGTACCCACAATCTCCAAAGGTGAATTCTATTGTGAGCAAGCAATATAGAACTGCATACCACTTCCAACCCCCTAAGAATTGGATTAATG ACCCAAATG GACCAATGTACTACAAAGGAATCTACCACCTCTTCTACCAATACAACCCTAATGGATCCCTGTGGGGCGACATAATCTGGGGCCACTCCGTCTCGACCGACCTAATCAACTGGATCCGACTCGAACCCGCATTGGACCGGACCACCCCCTCCGACAATAACGGGTGCTGGTCCGGTTCAGCCACCATACTAGCACCCGACAGTCCTGTGATCCTCTACACCGGTAGCGACTCCAGTAACCGCCAGGTGCAAAATATCGCATTCCCTGTGAACCTAACTGACCCGTATCTTACGAAATGGACCAAACCGGCATACAACCCATTAATCGAGCCGGTTGGTGACTTGAACTCGAGCGAGTTTAGGGACCCAACAACTGGTTGGGTCGGGAAGGACAATTTGTGGCGAATAGCTATTGGGGCTGAATTGCAAGGAAAGGGTGCGGCAATCCTTTACAAAAGTAAAGATTTTGTTCATTGGGTTAGGGCTAAAGATCCATTACACTCTTCTAGTGCCTCTGGAATGTGGGAATGCCCGGATTTTTATCCGGCGGTGGCGGAGGGAGACGGCAGTGAGACTAAGTATGTGTTAAAGATGAGCCTGACAGAGACTGGGATGGATTATTACATGCTAGGAAAGTATGAGGAGGATAGAGATGCTTTTGTGCCAGACAATGTGGTGGACGATTATCGGTTGTGGGCAAGGATCGATTTTGGGAAGTTTTATGCGTCAAAGTCATTCTTCGATCCGCAGAAGCACCGGAGGGTTTTATACGGGTGGTCAAGCGAGTCCGATAGCGCATCCGACGATGTTGCAAAGGGATGGGCCGGCATTCAT ACAATTCCGAGGACTATTTGGTTGGATAACAGTGGGAAGCAGCTTCTGCAATGGCCCATTGAAGAGGTTGAATCTCTTAGAAAAGATGAAGTCCATTTACAAGACATAGATCTTAACACAGGAGCTGTGTTTGAGGTGAAAGAACTTAAAGAGGCTTCACAAGCAGATGTGGAAGCAGAGTTTGAGCTATACAACCTAGAGAGAGCTGAGCCGTTGGATCCCAATTGGCTTCTTGATCCCCAGAAGCTTTGTGAGGAACAAAGTGCTTCTGCTCCTGGTGGGGTTGGGCCTTTTGGGCTTCTGCTTTTGGCTTCTGATGACTTGGTGGAGCACACTGCTGTATATTTCAAAGTTTATAGGTCTCAAAATAGTTACATGGTTCTGATGTGCTCAGATCAAAGGAG GTCTTCTTCAAGGCCAGGACTGTACAAACCAGCGTATGGAGGCTTCTTAGATGTAGATCttcagaaagaaagaaagatatctCTTAGAACTTTG ATTGATCACTCAGTGATAGAGAGCTTTGGTGGAGGTGGGAGAGGATGCATCACAGCTAGGGTTTACCCTGAGGCCCTCTGTACAGGCAGCACTTACCTACATGCATTCAATAATGGCTCTACTACTGTCAAGATTTCGACACTGAAAGCATGGAAAATGAGAAGGgctaaaattaatgaaaatatttCCATCAGGAGCTAA